The following proteins are co-located in the Paenibacillus sp. JNUCC32 genome:
- the sdaAB gene encoding L-serine ammonia-lyase, iron-sulfur-dependent subunit beta, with protein sequence MRFKDVFSIIGPSMVGPSSSHTAGAVRIGRAARRIFGAFPDQAEIVFYGSFAETYRGHGTDLAVVGGLLDFATDDMRIRNSIELAEAAGIELTFKTAQNVAFHPNTVELRLTDGDHTDVIAGASIGGGSVEMLRVNGFDVKFTMNYPVLLVFHDDTPGMVAHITRLLEAGGVNIAYMDVDRKGRGGDAMTVVESDEAVPAELMKHIEGLPSVHRVVIADLTVEEAQS encoded by the coding sequence ATGCGGTTTAAAGATGTGTTTTCTATTATTGGGCCCAGCATGGTGGGGCCTTCCAGCTCCCATACCGCTGGGGCCGTGCGGATCGGAAGAGCCGCGCGGCGCATATTTGGAGCATTCCCCGATCAGGCGGAAATTGTGTTCTATGGATCTTTTGCCGAAACCTACCGCGGCCACGGCACCGATCTGGCTGTCGTCGGCGGGCTGCTTGATTTTGCCACGGACGATATGCGCATCCGGAATTCGATCGAGCTTGCCGAAGCGGCAGGCATTGAACTTACCTTCAAGACGGCACAGAATGTGGCCTTTCACCCGAATACCGTGGAGCTGAGGCTGACCGACGGCGATCATACCGATGTCATTGCGGGCGCTTCCATTGGCGGAGGCAGCGTGGAAATGCTGCGCGTGAACGGTTTCGACGTCAAGTTTACGATGAATTATCCGGTGCTGCTGGTCTTTCATGACGATACGCCGGGCATGGTCGCGCATATCACCCGGCTCCTGGAGGCCGGCGGCGTCAACATTGCCTATATGGACGTGGACCGCAAGGGAAGGGGCGGCGATGCCATGACGGTGGTGGAGTCGGACGAAGCGGTTCCGGCCGAATTGATGAAGCATATCGAAGGACTGCCGAGCGTGCATCGGGTCGTCATCGCGGATTTGACAGTAGAGGAGGCGCAGTCATGA
- the sdaAA gene encoding L-serine ammonia-lyase, iron-sulfur-dependent, subunit alpha has product MKFSTLEQIIACCREDQVTIGQLMLNEQIKETGKSRDETFKQMADYYGIMKEAVHRGIHEPVPSKSGLTGGDAVRVHQYMSSGVPALGTDACTALAYALSVSEVNASMGRIVATPTAGSCGIIPGVFVSTQERFGWEDEHLVMGLFSAGAIGYVIANNSFISGAEGGCQAEVGSAIGMAAGALTELRGGTPEQAVHAVGLALKNSLGLICDPVGGLVEIPCIVRNGFGAVTALAASDMALAGVRSVIPSDEVIDVMLEVGTAMPSKHRETAKGGLAQTPTGKKILKDLYGKEGKKLREQGAKAKKEETSD; this is encoded by the coding sequence ATGAAGTTTTCTACGCTGGAGCAGATCATTGCATGCTGCCGGGAGGATCAGGTGACGATCGGCCAGCTGATGCTAAATGAACAGATCAAGGAAACGGGGAAAAGCCGGGACGAGACGTTCAAGCAAATGGCCGATTACTACGGCATCATGAAGGAAGCGGTGCACCGGGGAATCCATGAACCCGTCCCTTCCAAAAGCGGCCTGACCGGCGGCGATGCCGTGCGCGTTCATCAATATATGAGCAGCGGGGTACCCGCGCTTGGTACCGACGCTTGCACGGCGCTGGCCTACGCCCTGTCCGTGTCCGAGGTGAATGCCTCCATGGGGCGCATCGTGGCGACGCCGACGGCGGGCTCATGCGGCATTATTCCCGGGGTGTTCGTCAGCACGCAGGAACGCTTCGGCTGGGAAGACGAGCATTTGGTGATGGGGCTGTTCAGCGCTGGCGCAATCGGCTACGTCATTGCCAATAACTCGTTTATTTCCGGTGCGGAGGGCGGCTGCCAAGCTGAAGTCGGCTCAGCTATCGGTATGGCGGCAGGCGCTTTGACGGAGCTGCGGGGAGGGACGCCGGAGCAGGCTGTTCACGCCGTCGGGCTTGCGCTAAAGAATTCCTTGGGACTTATCTGCGACCCGGTGGGCGGGCTTGTCGAGATTCCTTGCATCGTGCGCAACGGCTTCGGCGCCGTGACGGCGCTGGCGGCATCGGATATGGCGCTTGCCGGCGTGCGCAGCGTCATTCCATCCGACGAAGTGATCGACGTGATGCTGGAGGTTGGCACGGCCATGCCGTCCAAGCACAGGGAAACGGCGAAGGGCGGACTTGCGCAGACGCCGACCGGCAAGAAAATCCTGAAGGATCTATACGGCAAGGAAGGCAAAAAATTGCGGGAGCAGGGTGCCAAAGCGAAAAAAGAAGAAACGAGTGATTGA
- a CDS encoding dihydrodipicolinate synthase family protein — translation MSGQIPAMQRLAPEKLKALHEGLVIPAHPLALDENRKLDERRQRALTRYYAASGAGGVAVGVHSTQFEIRDKGIDLYEPVLRLAAEEVRRAELDRPFLMVAGVCGPTEQAVEETEIARRLGYDAVLLSMGGLSGWSEEDILKRTEEIAQRMPVIGFYLQPSVGGNIFSFEFWRAFAEIPNIVAIKMAPFNRYQTIDVVRAVCYSSRRDDIALYTGNDDNIVNDLLTTYRFQVDGTPVAKPIVGGLLGHWAVWTRKAVELLEEIKEARKQEQFAKEWLTRNVEITDSNAAFFDPAHQFAGCIPGIHEVLRRQGLLQGTWCLNPHETLSPGQSEEIDRVYRDYPHLNDDDFIREHLESWLAD, via the coding sequence ATGAGCGGACAGATTCCTGCAATGCAGAGGTTGGCCCCCGAGAAGCTGAAAGCTCTTCACGAAGGGCTCGTCATACCGGCGCATCCGCTGGCTTTGGACGAGAACCGGAAGCTGGACGAACGCCGCCAGCGGGCGTTGACCCGTTATTACGCCGCATCCGGTGCGGGCGGTGTGGCGGTCGGCGTTCACTCTACCCAATTCGAGATCCGCGATAAAGGCATCGACTTGTATGAACCGGTGCTGCGGTTGGCGGCGGAAGAGGTCCGCAGGGCGGAGCTTGACCGCCCCTTCTTGATGGTGGCCGGCGTGTGCGGCCCCACGGAGCAAGCCGTGGAGGAAACGGAGATCGCCCGCAGGCTCGGCTATGATGCCGTCCTGCTCAGCATGGGCGGGTTAAGCGGCTGGAGCGAAGAGGATATTCTGAAGCGCACGGAAGAGATCGCGCAGAGAATGCCGGTGATCGGGTTCTATCTTCAGCCATCGGTTGGCGGCAACATCTTCTCCTTCGAATTCTGGCGTGCCTTCGCAGAAATTCCGAATATCGTAGCGATCAAGATGGCCCCCTTCAACCGCTATCAGACGATTGACGTCGTTCGTGCCGTCTGTTATTCGAGCCGCAGAGACGATATTGCGCTCTATACGGGGAATGACGATAACATCGTCAACGATTTGCTGACGACCTATCGATTCCAGGTGGACGGAACGCCGGTCGCCAAGCCTATCGTCGGCGGTCTGCTCGGTCACTGGGCGGTCTGGACCAGGAAAGCTGTGGAGCTGCTGGAGGAAATCAAAGAGGCGCGCAAGCAGGAGCAGTTCGCAAAGGAATGGCTGACGCGCAACGTCGAGATTACCGACTCCAATGCGGCCTTCTTCGATCCCGCGCATCAGTTTGCGGGCTGCATCCCGGGCATTCATGAGGTGCTCCGCAGACAGGGACTGCTGCAAGGCACATGGTGCCTGAATCCGCATGAAACGCTGTCTCCCGGACAATCGGAAGAGATTGATCGGGTCTACCGGGACTATCCCCATTTAAACGATGACGATTTTATTCGGGAGCACTTGGAAAGTTGGCTGGCAGACTGA